The Natrinema sp. DC36 genome includes the window GGACGATTTCGTAGAGGCGTTGGTGGGGCAGCGGTAGCGATCGAAGGTTCGCCTTTCGGATCTTCTGCATCGCATGCTCGAACGAGTCGTCGACGTCCTCATCGTGGAAGTAGTCGTGCCCGCGCTCGAGCGCCAGCTCCGCTGCGGACAACACCGACTTGATCGCCCACCGAGCCACGCCACCGGTCTCGTCAGCGATCCGCTCGAGGTGTCCGTCCTGGGTTGGATCCCCAGTTAGGCCGTGCTCCACACGGGGCTCGAGGATATCCACGAGCTCGTCGACGCCGTACTTCTGAAACTCGATCTGACTATCGATATGACGATCGCCATGGAAGTGCGGTCGGAGGTCACGATCGACGCGGTTGAGCCACTTGACCTGCTGGTGGGCGATCGCGATGACCGAGACACCGTCGACTGCGAACAGATCCTCGAGGACGTCCAGGTCAGGGATGACGTCAGCCTCGTCGAGCACGAGGACGTAGGGATCACCATCGACGACCGCCTCGAGCGCGTCGATGAGTTTCTCACGAGGATGGTTTTCGTGGACGAGGCTCTCGCCATCGTGTTCCGTGACCGCTTTGTAGAGGATCCCGTTACGCGTCTTGCCCGAACACTCGATGACGGTCGACTCGAGACTCCACCGCTGCCGGAGATCGCGAAGCATCCAGCGCGCCGACGCGGACTTCCCAACGCCACTCGGACCGTGGACCAACACATCCCGCGCTCGCTGACCGTGTCCTGTCGGCTTGAGTGCCTTCGAGAGCGAGTTCAACTCCTCGTTTCGGTGGAGGATGGGAGTGGGGTAATCGTC containing:
- a CDS encoding AAA family ATPase, with the protein product MIESREVFQDDYPTPILHRNEELNSLSKALKPTGHGQRARDVLVHGPSGVGKSASARWMLRDLRQRWSLESTVIECSGKTRNGILYKAVTEHDGESLVHENHPREKLIDALEAVVDGDPYVLVLDEADVIPDLDVLEDLFAVDGVSVIAIAHQQVKWLNRVDRDLRPHFHGDRHIDSQIEFQKYGVDELVDILEPRVEHGLTGDPTQDGHLERIADETGGVARWAIKSVLSAAELALERGHDYFHDEDVDDSFEHAMQKIRKANLRSLPLPHQRLYEIVRTIGPASGTEMQAAYEKHKGAIFEGRGHEPVGWRRAWDYLSKMDDYDLIRMPGETNSKVYEAVDEELEAPVKFDPRETAEAN